TCGAGGTCAAGGTCGAAGGCGGAGACCTGTTTCTCGTCGTCCCAGGCCAGCCGCCGTATAAACTGGCACACAACGGTTCACGTCAGTTCAAGCCAGAAGGACTCCCCGATGGCTTCGGAGCGAAATTCACACCGGAAACAGGCGAGGCGGCCGAACTTGAGATGATCCAGCCACAAGGCAACCGCAAGTTGCCACGCTTAGGCGCAAAGAACGAGGGGTCCAACACGCGACCGACAACTACGAACAGTCCTGCCAACGTTAACGAGTTGATCGGCCGCTATACTCCGCCGGGCAGCACCGACGCGTTGATCGAGGTCAAAGAATCGGAGGGTAAGGTGACTTTCAATATCCCGGGCCAACAGCCTTATGCTCTGTCCGCAAAAGCTGATGGCAGCTTCGCGATGTCGCCTTTGCCCGACACATACTTCCTCAATGCAAAACGCGATTCGTCGGGCAAGATCACATCGGTGGCTGTGACACAACCCGAAGGCGTTTTTGAATTCAAACGCGTTGATACATCTGCGCAGGCAAAGGCCGATATTACGGTCGCTGAGCTTCACAAAAGGGCCGTCGAAGCTGTCGGTGGCGAGGCGAATTGGAAAAAGATCTCGACGCGTATGATCGAGTCCGATATCGATCTCGTGCATCAAGGCGTACAGGCGAAAACTACCACTTGGGCAAAGGCGCCTAATAAGAGTGCTACCGAAACTACGATGGTCGCGCTTGGTAAAAAGATCGCGAGCGGCTGGGAGTTTTTCGATGGCTCGACCGCGGTCGAAGCTTATACATTTGCCCCGGCCGAAAAACTCGAGGGCAAGCGTCTCGACGACGCAAAACTTGCAAACGATTTTTACGGAGGTCTCGACTGGACGACAAATTACAAGAAAGTTGAGATCACCGGCAGTACAAAGGTCAACGGCGAAGATGCTTTCATCGTCTCGTTTGAGCCTAAAGCAGGCACGAGTTTCAAAGAATATTACTCGAAAACGAGCTTTCTGTTGATAAGGCGTGATGGTTTTGTGCCCTCAAGCACGAGCGCGCAGCAATTGCCGTATACGTTGCATTACTCCGATTACCGTGAGGTCGATGGTATCAAACTGCCGTTCAAAACGGTCAACAACACTCCGACAAACGGCGATATCATATCGGTAATAACTTCGGTGAAACACAACGTCGAGGTAGACGACAAGATCTTCGGACCGCGAAAACTCAAATAAAAGTGAATCAGAAAGAAAACGGCGGGACGAGGCGAATACTGAAATGAGAAAACAAAAGATCACCGGATCTCATCGGTTATTGAGCAGCGGGAGTCCCGCCGTTGCCATCAAATTCGGTGAAAACGAAGGCTCACTGTGGTCAAAGACCTCGTCGAGCTCTTTTTCGACGCTTCCATGGCCGGCAGGGATCTTCTTAACAAGTGGTTCGAAGTTTCTGAAATCGTAAAGCTCCGGATCGAGCAGATGCGAACTTGTAACGTTGGTCAGGGCTGTGAGTATCGAACTTCGTAGAGACGGTATCTCGTTGGCCAGTTCGGAAACGAGCGCTTTAACGCGGGCTCGTTTCAAATTAGGCTGCGATCCGCACAAATTACAGGGAATGATCGGAAACTGCTTTTCGTCGGCATACGCGGCGATGTCAGATTCCTGACAATAAGCAAGCGGCCGGATTATCGTATTGGTTCCGGCATCTGAACGCAGGATCGGCGGCATCGCTTTGAGTTGACCGACAAAAAATAAGTTCAATAAGAAAGTGTTGATTATGTCGTCACCATGATGACCAAGCGCGATCTTTGTACACCCTTCATTGATCGCGGTCGAATATAGGATCCCGCGACGCAGCCTCGAGCATAACGAACAAAAGGTCTTACCTTCCTGAATATGCTCTTTGACCACTGAATAAGTGTCTTCTTCAATTATTCGAAAGGGAACGCCTGCTTCGGTCAGATAGTTTGGCAGCACTTCTTCCGGAAAACCCGGCTGTTTTTGATCAAGATTTACGGCAAGTATCTCGAAACTTACCGGCGCCCGCCGCTTTACGTCAAGCAGGAGGTCGAGCAGCGTATAACTATCCTTTCCACCTGAAAGACAGACCATGATCCGGTCGCCGTCCTGGATCATTCCAAAATCGCCGATCGCCTTGCCCATTTTTTTGAGCAGCTTGGTCTTGGTCTTGCTTTCTACGAACAAACCTTCGAACTACCTCCGAAACCCTTGATTCTCCCATTTTATGCCCGAATTAACAACCTATGAAAATTGACTAGACACATCCGCAATGCTCATCTATCATTGGTGATTAGGCAAATCAGCGTCGAAGGCTCGCCCCCGAGTAAAGCGTATTTTATCTTCAGGTCCTCTCCGGTAATGACTGCCGCCTAAACTTACTTTTTAGAAGGAGCACCACCAAATATGATCAGAATGGGAAGAAGTTCCAGAGCCGAAGCGAATGACACGAACATTTCGCCACAGCCGCAGGCGCCGGTTCACCAGTATGGCAGTGAGAGTGTTTCGGTTCCGTCGAGAGCTGTAACAGACAGCGAATCGATGGCCCGCGACATAAAGGAAGGTCGGCTGAGCGGCTTTGTTGGCCACGGCACCGTACTTTCCGGCGAAACGAATTTTCAAGCGATGCTTCGCGTCGATGGACATCTGGTAGGTTCGGTCGCTTCCGAATCAGGTACATTGATCATTGGTACGAACGGGCAAGTCGATGCCAACATTATGGTGTCCGCGGCGATGATCAACGGCGTCGTGAACGGCGACATCATGGCTACCGAAAAGGTTCAGCTTGGCCGCACAGCACGGGTCATCGGCAACATTCAGACACCGCGTATCATCATTGAAGAGGGTGCCATCTTTGAAGGATCGTGTTCGATGATGAAGGCCCGCGAAGATGTTGAGAAGCAGACCGCCGAGGCCGAGTCGCTATACCGGACCGCAAACTCTCAGGCATACGAAACATCGTCCGACGCCGCAGGCGATTTCGGTTCATCCGATGAAGCGGCATCTGATGTCGATGAGGATGAAGCAAAGGCTGACGCGGTATCGTTGTAGTTTTACGTCTAGCAACAGGATCGCGGGCTTAGGCCCGCTTTTTTGCGCTTCGATTTGGGCAATTGAAACGAGCGTTTGCGGGTTAGACTGACAACGAACTATATTGAGCTGTTTATGAAACCAACAATAGGGGGAACCGTTCATGTTCAACGAGTTTAAGAAGTTCATTGCGCGCGGCAACGTTCTAGATCTGGCGATCGCGGTCATAATCGGTGCGGCTTTCGGTACTGTGGTCAAGACATTTACCGACGGGATAATCATGCCCATTGTTGGTTTGATGACCGGCGGTGTCGACTTCAAACAGCAATTTTGGGATCTCAGCGGAACCGTTCCGGCCAATGCCACACCGGAGCAGATCGAGGCAGCGATCAAGGGCGGAAAGCCGCTTCTGCTCTACGGGCATTTGATCAGCGACGTCCTTACATTTCTCATCGTCGCATTTGTCATGTTCTTGCTTGCAAAATACGCCGTGACCCTCTTCAAGGGGCTCGAGGCTGAGGCAGAACCGACCGCTGAAGAAAAGCTGCTTGTCGAAATAAGAGATATCCTCAAAGCAAAATGATCAGGTCATAACGAGGCGAAACCAAAACTTGCATCGGGAGTGATGCATAGATCGAGAGGAATGTCGGCTTCGTGAATGTCTTCGATCCTTTCGATTGGCGGAAAGAAGCTCAATCCGACTTTCAGACAATCGGCGCGACACCGGGAAAGAAATCTGTCGTAGTACCCCTTACCGTAACCGACGCGATGGCCACGCTGGTCAAAACACATTAGCGGAACGATCACAAGGTCGATCACTTTTGGGTCGGCCTTTTCCGTTTCGGATGGTTCGGGTATTCCCCACACATTTTCGATCAATCTGGTCGTGGGATCGAACGAATAACACTCTAGCTGGCCCGAACCCGGTTCGGTCTTCGGAGCGTAAGTAGTGATGCTTTTATGCTCGCGCCAGATCTGAGCGTAGATGGATGATGTGTCGACCTCGTTGAACCTCGGTATCCGGACATATGTGTGAACCGCTCTTATACCTGTAAGGTCGATCTCATCGAAGAACCGATCTGCGATTCGCCCGCTCATCGCTTCTAACTCTGTTTCCGCAAGGTCCCGTCGTCTTTCGAGGAAGAGCTTGCGAAGTTCGGACTTTTCCATCTACATTTCGAACATCCGGGAAGTACTATCCGCGCTTCTTGTCCGGTCGCGGTTTGATCGCTTTCGACGTCCGGGGCGACACGACCGAGGATCTGAATTCCTGTCCGGTCTGCAGTTCCCTTTCAGTCTTTTCGGTCAGCAGCTTTGAATCACTCAAGATCCGTTTTGCGGCTTTCGCGGTCTTACTCGGCCGTTTCTTAACTTTACTCATATTGGTCCTTATCTTTACCTTATTTGATTATCCAACCGCCTCCGACGACCTCTTCACACGTTTCGATGTCATAGAAGATAGTGGCCTGGCCAGGTGTTACTGCCCGTTGCGGCTCGTCGAAAACTATTCGCGCGGAAGCATCAGGGAGGACGTAGATCGTCGCCGCGGCTGGCTCGTGGCGGTATCGGATCTTGACCATTGCCCGCACCGCTTCCGCAGGCTCGTCGAATGCGACCCAGTTAACTCCTTTCGCGGTGAATTCGATCGAGTCGAGCTCGTCGGCTTCACCTACAATTATCCGGTTTCGGGCGCGTTCGATCTGCACAACGTAAAGCGGCTTTTCGTGAGCTATCCCGAGGCCCCGCCGCTGGCCGATCGTGTATCGGTGTATGCCGGTGTGAGAACCGACCGTCTCACCCGTAGTGTTCACGATCTCGCCGCCCGCCGGCATCTCATCGCTGCGGCCCTCGTGCTCAAGGTAACGGTCGATGAACTCGGAATACTTGCCGTCGGGAACAAAACAGATCTCCTGTGACTCTTGTTTCTCCGCCGTGTAAAGGTTGGCCTCGCGTGCAATATCGCGCACCTCGCTTTTCTCCATTTCGCCAAGCGGAAAGTACGATCGCGAAAGTTGGTCCTGCGTCAGTTCCCAAAGAAAGTAACTTTGATCCTTCCAATGATTCCTTCCGCGAAACAGTCGATAACGGTTTGCAGCTTCGTCAAACTCGACACGCGCATAATGCCCGGTCGCGACCTTGTCACACCCGAGCGAGACTGCCATCCTGTCGAGCGAAGCGAACTTTAGCCGGGAGTTACAGGCTACGCATGGGATCGGCGTTTCACCCGAAAGATAGCTTTGTACGAACGGCTCGACGACGTCCCGTTCAAAGTCTTTCTCAAGGTTGAGCACATAGAATGGAATGCCGAGCGTGTCGGCTACGCGTCTGGCGTCGTAAACATCGTCGAGCGAACAGCAGCGGCTTGGCAGCGGATCGCCGTTCTCGTCGACACTGATGCCGCGCCGTTGATTCCACAACTGCATCGTGAAGCCGACGAGTTCGTGCCCCTGTTCCTTTAATAATGCCGCAGCCGCCGAACTATCGACGCCGCCGCTCATTGCTACTGCGATCTTCATTGCCAAACCTTTATTGTGACAGGCGAAAAAGCTTAGTTGCAAGAGCGAGCGAAAGGGATGTCGACTATCGGTGCCCGCTGCCCGGTGCAACACGCCGCCGATTTCTCAGCATAACGTAGAGGAAAAGGCTGCCGACCCCGGAAAGAAGATGCTTGATCGTATGGCCGCTGAAGACGTTTCCCGTCGCGCGCAAAATAGAATCGTCATAAACCTCCGTGAACTTTGCCGATATGTAAAGTCCGAGCGCGGCAAGCAGCATCCAGCGATGTGAATACTCCGCCGGGAAGAGCGCCATCACAACCGGGATCGTAAGCAGCGGAAATGCCTGAACCCAGGCATAAAAACGAAGGTCGTCGGTAAAATGCCAGTAAAGAACGCTTGCGGCTCCGAGTATGAGAAGTGGCAAAAGCAGGTATTCTGAACGTTTACCGACATGCTCGCACAAAAGTGCCGTAAACAGGCCCATGAACCCGACCGTCATCGGCAGTCGGTCCCAAACAAGCGTCGTATTCGTCGGATGCCAGTGATAATAACCAGATCCTAAACTGACGAGAAACACGCCTGCAAAGAGCACTATCCAGGCGATAGATAAGCTCCGCCTCACGCAAAGCCATAGGCCAAGAGCACCTACGATCAAGTAAACGGCGTTCGACGCGACATCAAAGAAGTTCGGGATGCCCATGAATGCGCGGCGATCCGCAAAATCATGATATGCAGGGTCCTGCCCGAATCGCGGAATGAAGAAAAGGGAAAAAAAAGAAACTACCGCCAACGCGAATATTGTCCATTCACGCCATCTGGCCGATGCCGAAGTTATTAAAGCCGCCGCCATGTGAGGATTCTAACTCAAACCGGCAAAAAAAGACCCTATCGGAAAAGCTCCAGCACCTTTGGTAACGCCGCATTTGCATACGCTATCGAGCCGGCTTTATTAACGTGTGCCACGGATGCAAGTTCGCAGAGGCGGACGGAAAGCAGGCCGAATGGTTTGTATTTGATCTCGCGAAAAACCTTCGGACATTTTCCTCTGCGTTCGAGATACAGATCATCTTCCGGCAGATTGTCGTGATCGAGCGACCACAGAAGGCTGTTCTTTGTGGCGAAACAGGTCTCCTCGGTAACGGGCGATTCCACAAGCGCGATCCGTGGCTTGTCGAAACGAGCATTGACGTTATCAACTGCTTCGGCGAGTTCGGCATTGGACCTGATGAACCACAATCGGGAACGGTTCGATGTGGCTTTGCGAACGATCTTCATGAACTGTTTACTAAAACCGTTTGTAATAAGCCACTGCAGCTCATGCGGAAAACGAACTATCTTCATCAGATATTTCACGATCTTATTGACGTCGCTTTTCGTCGATACGATGGGGAAGTATCCGAAGACCAGCACCTTAGCTTTCGGGAATGTCTCAGTTACGTGCTCAAGTAAACCTTTCATTTCCACATGACAGTATTGGTGTACCATCCGCAGAAATTTGCTTTTCTTCAGAAACGGGTTCACCGCATTCCCGACTACAAGATCAGTGATCCCGCCGGACAGCATCACCAGGCCGACCGAATTCGGATCACGGTATTCCTTTCGCGCCGTATCTAATTGAGTCGTGATCGAAGGAAATGAGATGTCAGCTTCTGGATAATAGAACTTATCGGTCTCCTGCCCGACCTTTTTCATCTTTTCGAGCTGTTTGGGATGCAGCCGGATGCGAGCGCCAGAATGAGCTTTAACCTTCAGATCGATCTTCGAGAAGGCCGGCACGAGTCCGCTGCGAAAACGGTCGGTGATAATTGAATAAAACTTATCCTCTTCCCGTAGCCCTTGGTTCCAAATGAACGAATCGCCAACGACAAGCACCTTCAATTCGTCAGCCGCAAGCGAGGTCTGGGCAAGAATGTCACGGCCGAACACAGCAAAAATACTCGCGACGGCCGCATTTTCAAGAAATTCTCGTCGGGAAATCTTCGCCATTGCGATCTTATTCTCCCGGTTTCATTATCGACCGGCTGGCATCGTGATGAAACGCCGGAACATATGCAGGAAGGTTATAAACAGAAGCAGGGCGATTCATTTTGACCTTCACGAAGCCAATGCGGCTTCATTGCCGCGATGTTCGTGTCGGCGTATATAGACTATCGATGGTGTGATCGGGTCATAAGCAGAAAGATACAGCCGGGGTAGGGTGCCCACAGTAATAGAACTGCCGTTCGCGCAAGACGGCAGTTTTATTTTTGGCTTGGTCTCCTGGTTCGAGCAACGCCTTAAAAAGACACACGAAAAGCTGATCGCTCCAGCCGATCGCGCCTATTGGGGCTTTAATCGATAGCCAATGACCGTAAACACAGATCCCTTTTTCTCGGCGGCGATGTCGTAAGCGGTCCGCATCGCGTAGTTCTTAATGCCGGTCTTTGCGCCTGCCTTGAGCAGCGCTGAAACGATCGCTATATTGTCGGTTAGAACGGCGTGCATCAACGCGGTCATACCTTTCACATCTTGCTCGTCGATCGCCGCCTTCGACTTAAGCAATGTCAGCAGTGCCATCGAATTCTGCGTTTCGGCGGCGATCATCAATAGGGTCCGGCCGCGATCGTCTCGCGTATCTGGGCTGGAACCGCTCGCAAGCAGATCGGACAGAACTTGTCCGTACTCGGCTTCGCCCTGTTCAGGCCGACGGCCTGCGGCAACCGCTTCCAGCAGCTTTTGGTCTTTGTCTGTCCTGATCTTTTTCGGCGGGGCCGAATCCGCAGCGATCTGAGACGGCCTGAGAGCTGTGCCTAACATTGCTAGCACCTCGCCGTTCCGCTGTACTGCATAATCATAAGCGGTCTTTCCGGACTTGTCCTTCAAGTTCTTATCAGCTCCGAAATGCAGCAAGTAATCAACTGCCGAGCGAATATCAGCTTTTGCAACGAGCATAAGCGCCGTGGTTCCGTCGGGCATCGCCGCGTTCAAGTCCGCATTCCCGTGGTTCCGCAGCGTTACTATCAGGTACCCGTCGTCATTCTCGGCCGCACGCATCAGCGGCGTTTTTCCGCTGGCATCGCGAACGTTCGCGTTGGTCCCTTTTCGAAGCAGTTCGATAACGCGGTCCGTGCTGCCTTCGACCATGAAATGAAGCGTCTTCCGTTCTTCAACGACCTTGAAAAGTTCTTTTTCGTCAGCGGTGAGTCCGGTTCCTGGCGTGCCGGGCTTGGAGTTATCGTCGAGGGATAGCTTGAAGTTCTTAATAAGCTCGTCGAAATCGAACTTCTCAGCATTCGCCAGAAAATCCGCCGTAATTCTCTCCGATTCAGCAGAGACTAGAAGGTTTGCGATCTGTTTGTTCGGTTTGGATTTCGCGAACTCAAGGATCGATTGGTCACCGACCTTCTTTCCAGGATCAGCACCTCCCTTATGGACCAGCAGTCTGACCATTTCCAAGTTTTGCTTTCCGACAGCATAATAAAGCGCCGTTCGGCCCTGAGCATCCGGGCGGTCGATTCGAACTCCTTTATTGATCAACTCTTCCACCACGTCGGCAAACCCCTTCTCAGTGGCAACGATCAGAACGGTCGGAACGAGCGACGATCTTGCGTCCTTAAAGTCAACGTAAGCCCCCTTCGCGATCAGTTGCTTAGCGGTTGGAATGTCGCCCTTCACAACCGCAGTGACCATCTGCCTTGCAAGCTCGGTCCCAGGTGCAGCAGCATCATTCAGCTTCTTTTCATACGCCTTCTTCTCGGCCATGAAACGCATCAATGCCGTCCCTTCGGATTCGCCCACGTCTGGTGGCGTCTTCGCAAGGCCGAGAAGTCTGGCTGCTGTTTCTCCTGCGTCGTTTTGCATTTCGGCACGTGCTCCTGCTTTTAGCAGGACATCGATCACCGGGTAATGCAGACTCAGCGCAGCAGCGATCAAAGGCGTCCGCCCGTTCGAGTTATAAGCGTTCACATCAGCTCCGTCTCTGAGGGCTCTTTGAACGCCCGGCATGTCGCCATCGATGCAGGCAGTATAGAGCGATGCGTCTACGGCCTTTTGCTTTGCGGTACGATCTTGATCGGCAGTTTGAGCTGTAAGAATGAAATTCAAGACCAAGAGAAGAAAAATTGTCGCCGGGAAGCGATGAGCAATGGTAAACATATGGCCGCTCTCCTTTAGTTTGAGGAAGATACGTTTGGCACTGTATCAACGCGGGAGCTTACCTAACCAGCTTCACATGCAGGACGGCTTCATTTTATAGCACCATTGAGAAGGGGTTTCAAGGCAATTTTGATCGATTCGGCATACGCCTTTGACCCATCGATGTTCGGGTGGCCAACGCTTGCGAGTTCGCAGAACCGGGTGCTGTATTTCAGATCGGTCTTCTTTCTCAGATCGCTCAATGCGGGCCGGCATTCTGCAACGCGCACCGTCCCTTCCGGATCGGCAGGTCGTCCACGACGAGCGACCGTGAAAAGCAGCGAATCAGCCGTCCCAAATGCTGTTTTCTCTTCGATCGGCGACGGAACAAAGACGGCCCTCTGACGTCCGCCTGACCGGTTGAGTTCCGCAACAACGAGTTGAAAGGCCTTGGTCGATTCCGCGTGCCATATCTCGGAGCGTTTTATCATCTTGCCTTTCCAAAGCCGCCAAAGATTCCGTTTAAGCGGGTTATTGACCAGCGGCTTTGCCCAACCCGGCACGTTGTAGAGTTCGAGTATATCGTTGACGATCCGTTTCATCGGCGTGTGGCGGGTAATTATCGGGTAATAACCAATGATGGCGATCGCTGCGTTTGGAAAAGATATGGCGGCATCGGAAAGAACCTCGGTCATATGGCCGCGGCAGTAAAGATCGATCCGTTCGCGTAGCTTTTTGTTGCTTTCAAGCGGGTTGATTATTTTTGCAACGCCGACGTCCGGGATTCCGCCCGAGATCATGATCAGGTCGACATCGCCCGGTTCTGGATAGTCAGCGATCGCGCTCTCGATCTGTTTATCGATGGTCGGAAAGGAAACATTCACCTCTGGATGAAACGCTTGGTCCCCATTCAGGTTGCCGCGTTTCAATGCGGCGTTTTCGTCCGGGTCAAGCTTTATGGTCGAACCGGAATGTGCTTTCACGTTAAGGTTGACCTCGCCGCCGCTGCCCATCAGCTCGTCGGCGATCCACTGCCTTGTAAGATGGTAGAACTTTTGCTCCTCACGCAGGCCCTGGCCCCAAATAAGCGAATCACCAACCACAAGCATCTCAAAGCGGCTCTTCCGCCGAGCTAAGCCGAAGCCGACATCCCGAAATCCGATCACAACGCCAAATGCCCCGAGGCTTGTGAGGAACTCGCGCCGTGTGATATTGCCGTGACTCTTCATCTTCAGCTTTCGTATGAATTGGGGAAACTTTGCTCCGCGACCATCTAGACTGCGGTAAAGGTCATATACACGACAGATCGATCCCGATTACCAGAAAGCTTTCGTGCCCAGGAGGTCGGTAACGAAGCCCAATCCTCAGAACGCAGTGTTTCCGCTTGAAGGAAACCAAAGCCGTTTGACGTATATTTCGGAATCAAATAGCTGTGCAGGAATACGGGAGTCAGATCAGGAATCTCCAGCCGATCGATCTCGGACCTATCGCGAATCGGGTCGATCCCGATCACGATCTCGAGTAAGGCCCCGCTTTTCATTATACGGCGCAACGCAGCTATGGCCGCCGGATCGCCGGTCGCAACGGCTTTGAGCAAGCTTCCCCACGGAAAGTGAATGTGCAATTCGTCCGCAACCCCGCTCAACTCATCCGGGAGGTCTTCGATCGCCGCTTGGATGAACATCGCATTCGGCAGCCCACCCTTACGCGGGTTCCGTGTCGCCTTCATCGATGGCTTCTCGAGCGGTTTTGTGTTTGGGTCGATCCCGATGAAAAATGTTTCGGGGTTCTCGCGAGCCGACACAGAGACAAATCGGCCGTCGCCGGTCCCCAGGTCGATCACGATGCCTCTGCCGATATGGTGAGATGATCTTGTCAAACTCATCACCCGTAAGTTATCAGATGGTGCTGCCGCGAATCTGTTTGATCATAATGTTCTCCGTTTTTCGCGTTAATGATACTACAAATGCCCTGGTTCTTGTTCAGTTCGGGAATAAGATGCTTTTTTTGCCGTTTCAGGTTGCGAATTCCGTCTTATTCAATTGTCCGGATCGAATTTTTCGGAAACCTGCGGCGTTAGAATTTTTTTTTCGCAGATCAATTGTGATAAGGTGTTGCCATGCGTATTACACTTGCCTAGTCCAACCGCTTTTCTCTCATCCGTAGCGATGCGACCCGCATCACCGGATGGATCGATAAAGGCACCTTTTGGTGCCGGCCCTTTTTATCTCTGAACAATTTGTTATGTCTATAAATGAGACAGAATCGTCTGTTGAGACGCTTGAGCAAAATACGTTTTCGTCGGTGATGCGCGAGGCGTTTGTCGGAACGTCAAGAAACTTCACGCAGGGTTCGATCGTCATCGCACTAATTATCCTTGCGATCCCGATGATCCTTGAAATGTCGATGGAGGCCCTTTTCGCCATCGTCGATACTTTCTTTGTCGCTAAACTCGGCCCTGCGTCTGTCGCCGTCGTTGGCCTTACCGAATCAGTACTCGCGCTTGTTTACGCCGTCAGCGTAGGACTCAGCATCGGAGCCACGGCGACCGTGGCAAGACGCGTCGGTGAAGAAGATATGGAAGGAGCGGCCCGAACGGCGACGCATGTCGTCTACCTCGGCCTTATCGTCTCGACGGTGATGGGCATCGCCGGGGTGATCCTTGCTCCGCAGATCTATCGGGTTCTAGGTGCTGAGGCAGAGGTCATCGAAATAGGGTTGCCGTTCATGCGGATCATGTTCGGTACTAACTTCGTTATCGTCTTTTTGTTCTTGCTGAACGGTATTTTTCGCGGAGCGGGCGATGCCGCCATTGCGTTGCGTGTTTTGATAATCGCTAACGGCCTTAACATTATCCTCGACCCGCTTTTCATATTCGGAATTTGGTTCTTTCCTGAATGGGGTGTCACGGGCGCCGCGGTGGCGACCGTCATCGGACGGGCCGTTGGCGTCAGTTATGCAGCGTGGGCTTTGTTCGGACGAAAGAGCGGAAGACTAGCGGTAAACGCCGAACATTGGCGGTTCGACCCGCATCTGCTTTGGTCCCTGATCCGTTTGTCGGGAACTGCGGTACTACAGTTTCTTGTCGCCACACTAAGCTGGAGCGGATTGGTAATGGTCATATCCGGATTCGGTACGGTCGCGATCGCCGGATACCAGATCGGTTTGCGTGTGATCATCTTTGTCATACTCCCGGCCGTCGGCCTTGCAAACGCAGCGGCAACGCTTGTCGGCCAGAACCTTGGTGCCGGCAAACCTGACAGGGCCGAAAGATCGGTATGGACGGCAGGTTTTCTGAATGCCGGCCTGCTGGGCCTCGCCGGTCTGTTCTTCGTTCTTTTCCCGGGTCTGGTCATTTCAGTCTTCACGACGGATCCCGAGGTCTCACGCTACGGTACCGACTGCCTTCGCATTGTCGGTTACGGATACGCTTTTTACGGCCTTGGCATGGTCATGGAAAGCGCGTTCAACGGCGCCGGTGATACTGTCACCCCGACGTGGCTCAACTTC
The DNA window shown above is from Chloracidobacterium sp. and carries:
- a CDS encoding MATE family efflux transporter, which codes for MSINETESSVETLEQNTFSSVMREAFVGTSRNFTQGSIVIALIILAIPMILEMSMEALFAIVDTFFVAKLGPASVAVVGLTESVLALVYAVSVGLSIGATATVARRVGEEDMEGAARTATHVVYLGLIVSTVMGIAGVILAPQIYRVLGAEAEVIEIGLPFMRIMFGTNFVIVFLFLLNGIFRGAGDAAIALRVLIIANGLNIILDPLFIFGIWFFPEWGVTGAAVATVIGRAVGVSYAAWALFGRKSGRLAVNAEHWRFDPHLLWSLIRLSGTAVLQFLVATLSWSGLVMVISGFGTVAIAGYQIGLRVIIFVILPAVGLANAAATLVGQNLGAGKPDRAERSVWTAGFLNAGLLGLAGLFFVLFPGLVISVFTTDPEVSRYGTDCLRIVGYGYAFYGLGMVMESAFNGAGDTVTPTWLNFIVFWLFEIPLAYLLAYRFGMGPQGAFWAITIAFSLLAVSSALLFRRGKWRTKVV